One Candidatus Methylacidiphilales bacterium DNA window includes the following coding sequences:
- a CDS encoding GIY-YIG nuclease family protein yields MHYVSILKSEKTPNHYVGATSDLRLRLKDHNEGKQRFTQPY; encoded by the coding sequence ATGCACTACGTCTCTATCCTGAAGTCGGAGAAGACTCCGAACCATTACGTGGGCGCGACTTCCGATCTGCGACTGCGTCTGAAGGACCACAACGAAGGCAAACAACGCTTCACCCAACCCTATT
- a CDS encoding GIY-YIG nuclease family protein, whose protein sequence is MHYVYILKSEKTPNHYVGATSDLRLRLKDHNEGKQRFTQPHRPWTLAWYAGFPSKAKAMTFEKYLKSGSGHAFRNRHLI, encoded by the coding sequence ATGCACTACGTCTATATCCTGAAGTCGGAGAAGACGCCGAACCATTACGTGGGCGCGACTTCCGATCTGCGACTGCGTCTGAAGGACCACAACGAAGGCAAACAACGCTTCACCCAACCCCACCGTCCCTGGACGCTGGCCTGGTATGCGGGTTTCCCATCGAAAGCAAAAGCCATGACCTTTGAGAAATATTTGAAAAGCGGTTCCGGCCATGCTTTCAGAAACCGGCATTTGATTTGA
- a CDS encoding VOC family protein: MATIQGFHHTALRSADFDASVKFYTKVLGLKVRITWGEGAGRAAMIDAGDGNYIEVFARDAAFPQVEGTILHFALRTDNCSAMLEKVRAVGAEITMEPKEVTIASNIGPVLVKIAFFKGPDGEIVELFENQVL, encoded by the coding sequence ATGGCCACCATCCAGGGATTCCACCACACCGCACTGCGTTCGGCCGACTTCGATGCCAGTGTGAAATTCTACACCAAGGTCCTTGGCCTCAAGGTCCGGATCACCTGGGGCGAAGGAGCGGGCCGGGCCGCCATGATCGATGCCGGCGACGGCAATTACATTGAAGTCTTCGCCCGCGACGCCGCCTTCCCGCAGGTGGAGGGGACAATCCTCCATTTCGCCCTGAGAACCGACAATTGTTCGGCCATGTTGGAGAAAGTCCGCGCGGTCGGGGCCGAGATCACGATGGAGCCGAAGGAAGTGACCATTGCCTCCAACATCGGGCCCGTGCTGGTGAAGATCGCTTTTTTCAAGGGGCCGGATGGCGAGATCGTCGAATTGTTTGAAAACCAGGTGCTCTGA
- a CDS encoding methyltransferase domain-containing protein, with translation MAARTLGSHGSFVLPWLQPGQEVLDLGCGPGTITLGLAQALLPGRVTGIDSSPAAIETAQRLAGGMELVNVTFRTGNAYELPFEDASFDLVFSHALLEHLSRPDEVLAEIHRVLRPGGIAALCSPNWNQFLLAPESPALGFALEAYRSLQEGNGGCTEAGARLGPWAADAGFEVLDSNTRYEVYDDPRRIGDYLARQLEEAGALRQAESWRRWSRSERATFAQAWGHVIARKAGGEE, from the coding sequence ATGGCGGCACGAACACTCGGCAGTCACGGGTCATTCGTGCTGCCCTGGCTCCAACCCGGTCAGGAAGTTCTGGATCTGGGTTGTGGTCCGGGAACGATCACCCTCGGTCTGGCCCAGGCGCTCCTGCCCGGTCGGGTGACCGGGATCGATTCCTCCCCCGCAGCCATCGAAACCGCCCAGCGCCTGGCCGGTGGGATGGAGCTGGTCAATGTCACCTTCCGCACGGGGAACGCCTACGAACTGCCGTTTGAAGATGCCTCGTTTGATCTGGTCTTCTCCCACGCGCTCCTGGAACACCTCTCCCGTCCGGATGAAGTGCTGGCGGAAATCCACCGGGTCCTCCGTCCCGGTGGCATCGCGGCCCTGTGCTCGCCCAACTGGAACCAGTTCCTCCTCGCACCGGAATCCCCCGCATTGGGATTCGCCCTGGAGGCCTACCGTTCCCTTCAGGAAGGAAATGGCGGCTGCACCGAGGCGGGCGCCCGGCTCGGCCCCTGGGCTGCGGATGCCGGATTCGAAGTGCTGGACAGCAACACACGCTACGAAGTCTACGACGACCCCCGCAGGATCGGGGATTATCTGGCCCGGCAACTCGAAGAAGCGGGAGCGCTGCGTCAGGCGGAATCCTGGCGGCGCTGGAGCCGGAGCGAACGGGCCACTTTTGCCCAGGCCTGGGGACACGTCATCGCCCGCAAGGCCGGAGGGGAGGAATGA
- the kdpC gene encoding K(+)-transporting ATPase subunit C, translated as MKKLFSEFRAALGATLVLALVCCGAYPLIVTLIAQGVFPDQANGSLITDKEGNVHGSRLLGQPFSGECYFHSRPSAAGAVGYDAASSSGSNLGPTSQKLHDAIKERVAAYRTVNGLAADAPVPADAVTASASGLDPHISPRNAELQINRVARARGLGVEAVRTLVEKHTEGPTLGILGESTINVLLLNRSLDGL; from the coding sequence ATGAAAAAACTTTTCAGTGAATTCCGCGCCGCCCTCGGCGCCACCCTGGTCCTGGCCCTCGTTTGTTGCGGGGCCTATCCCCTGATTGTCACATTGATCGCCCAAGGCGTGTTCCCCGATCAGGCCAACGGCAGCCTCATCACCGATAAAGAGGGCAACGTTCACGGATCACGCTTGCTCGGCCAACCGTTCAGCGGGGAGTGCTACTTCCATTCGCGACCCTCGGCCGCCGGAGCGGTGGGCTACGATGCCGCCTCTTCCAGTGGCTCCAACCTCGGGCCGACTTCGCAGAAACTGCACGACGCCATCAAAGAGCGCGTGGCGGCGTATCGGACCGTGAACGGCCTGGCTGCGGATGCCCCCGTCCCCGCCGATGCCGTGACCGCTTCAGCCAGCGGTCTGGACCCCCACATCAGCCCCCGCAACGCCGAGCTCCAGATCAACCGCGTCGCCCGCGCCCGTGGCCTGGGTGTCGAAGCCGTCCGCACCTTGGTGGAGAAACACACCGAAGGCCCCACCCTGGGCATCCTAGGCGAGTCCACTATCAACGTTCTCCTCCTGAACCGGTCATTGGATGGGCTCTAA
- the kdpB gene encoding potassium-transporting ATPase subunit KdpB has protein sequence MTPSSPLINSSILLPAVADAFRKLDPCLMIKNPVMFVTLVGAVLTTAAIFTSPSEHAFTAHLALWLWFTVLFANFAEAVAEGRGKAQADALRKLRTDVQAKRLTSLPGQGDIYESVSAADLHPGDRVVCLPGDIIPADGEVIEGIASVDEAAITGESAPVIRESGGDRSAVTGGTRVLSDRIVVRITAEKGHSFLDRMIAMVEGAARQKTPNEIALTILLSALTLIFLAVVVTLRPFGTYTAAVFPLPVLIALLVCLIPTTIGGLLSAIGISGIDRLIRRNVLATSGRAVEAAGDVDVLLLDKTGTITLGNRMATDFVPAPGISADRLADAAQLASLADETPEGRSVIVLAKEKFNLRGRDVAEPHAMFVPFTAQTRMSGVDFPAGERKPARRIRKGAAESIRAWVESENGHYPEGVQHAVDTISRAGGTPLVVVENVEVLGVIHLKDVVKGGIKERFAHLRLMGIRTIMITGDNPLTAAAIAAEAGVDDFMAQATPEDKLKRIREEQAKGHLVAMTGDGTNDAPALAQADVGVAMNTGTQAAREAGNMVDLDSNPTKLIEIVEIGKQLLMTRGALTTFSIANDVAKYFAIIPAMLMVTFPAIAPLNVMHLGSPQSAILSAVIFNALIIVALIPLALRGVEYKPSHALQVLQRNLLIYGVGGLLAPFAGIKVIDLILNALI, from the coding sequence ATGACTCCTTCCTCCCCCCTCATCAACAGCAGCATCCTCCTGCCTGCCGTCGCCGATGCCTTCCGCAAGCTCGATCCGTGCTTGATGATCAAGAACCCCGTCATGTTTGTCACCCTCGTCGGTGCAGTGCTGACCACAGCGGCGATTTTTACCTCCCCGAGCGAACACGCCTTCACAGCGCACCTCGCCCTCTGGCTCTGGTTCACCGTCCTCTTTGCCAACTTCGCCGAAGCCGTGGCCGAAGGCCGCGGCAAAGCCCAGGCCGATGCCCTGCGCAAGCTCCGCACCGACGTCCAGGCCAAGCGCCTCACCTCACTCCCAGGCCAGGGCGATATCTACGAATCCGTCTCCGCCGCCGATCTCCACCCCGGCGACCGCGTGGTCTGCCTCCCTGGCGACATCATCCCCGCCGATGGCGAAGTCATCGAAGGAATCGCCAGCGTGGACGAAGCCGCCATCACCGGCGAATCCGCCCCCGTCATCCGCGAAAGCGGCGGCGACCGTTCCGCCGTGACCGGAGGAACGCGCGTCCTCAGCGACCGCATCGTCGTCCGCATCACCGCGGAGAAGGGCCACAGCTTCCTCGACCGCATGATCGCCATGGTCGAAGGGGCCGCGCGGCAGAAGACCCCCAACGAAATCGCCCTCACCATCCTCTTGAGTGCACTTACGCTGATTTTTCTTGCTGTCGTCGTGACCCTGCGTCCTTTCGGCACCTATACAGCCGCCGTCTTCCCCCTGCCCGTGCTCATCGCCCTGCTTGTCTGTCTCATACCCACCACCATCGGGGGATTGCTCAGCGCCATCGGCATCAGCGGGATCGACCGCCTCATCCGCCGCAACGTTCTTGCCACCAGCGGCCGTGCCGTGGAAGCGGCGGGGGATGTGGACGTCCTCCTGCTTGACAAGACCGGCACCATCACCCTGGGCAACCGCATGGCCACGGACTTCGTGCCTGCTCCCGGTATTTCCGCCGACCGCCTCGCCGATGCCGCCCAGCTCGCTTCACTCGCCGATGAAACCCCCGAGGGTCGTTCCGTCATTGTCCTGGCCAAGGAGAAGTTCAACCTGCGCGGACGCGATGTGGCCGAGCCCCATGCCATGTTCGTCCCCTTCACCGCCCAGACCCGTATGAGTGGGGTTGATTTCCCCGCCGGCGAGAGGAAACCCGCCCGCCGCATCCGCAAGGGGGCCGCGGAAAGCATCCGTGCGTGGGTTGAATCCGAGAACGGACACTACCCCGAAGGGGTCCAGCACGCCGTCGACACCATTTCACGCGCAGGGGGCACCCCCCTGGTCGTGGTGGAAAACGTCGAAGTTCTTGGCGTCATCCATTTGAAAGATGTGGTCAAGGGCGGCATCAAGGAACGTTTCGCCCACCTCCGCCTCATGGGCATTCGCACCATCATGATCACCGGGGACAACCCACTCACCGCTGCCGCGATCGCCGCCGAGGCCGGAGTGGACGACTTCATGGCCCAGGCCACCCCCGAGGACAAACTCAAACGCATCCGCGAGGAACAGGCCAAGGGTCATCTGGTCGCCATGACCGGCGACGGCACCAACGACGCCCCCGCCCTGGCCCAGGCCGATGTCGGCGTGGCCATGAACACCGGCACCCAGGCCGCCCGCGAAGCCGGCAACATGGTGGACCTCGATTCCAACCCGACCAAGCTCATCGAGATCGTGGAAATCGGGAAACAACTGCTCATGACCCGCGGAGCCCTCACCACCTTCAGCATTGCCAACGACGTGGCCAAATACTTCGCCATCATACCGGCCATGCTCATGGTGACCTTCCCCGCCATTGCCCCGCTCAACGTCATGCACTTGGGCAGCCCGCAGAGCGCCATCCTCAGTGCGGTCATCTTCAACGCCCTCATCATTGTCGCCCTCATCCCCCTGGCGTTGCGCGGGGTGGAATACAAACCCTCCCACGCCCTGCAAGTGTTGCAACGCAACCTGCTCATCTACGGAGTCGGAGGCCTCCTCGCCCCCTTCGCCGGAATCAAAGTCATCGACCTTATCTTGAACGCCCTCATTTAA
- the kdpA gene encoding potassium-transporting ATPase subunit KdpA, with product MHATDWVQLALYLGLLALLTKPLGLYLVQVLDANGRTWLDPVVRPLERLTYRVLGVDPQREQEWKNYTLAVLLFSLVSLLFTYAILRLQHILPLNPQGLGPLSPHLAFNTAVSFTTNTNWQSYGGEGTMSTFSQMVGLTLHNFTSAATGIGIAAALVRGISRQSTTTLGNFWVDLVRTTYYLLLPICVVFAVFLVSQGMIQNFKPTTSAKLLEPVVHQVEKDDGAGGKTTETQTVDTQTIAQGPMASQVAIKMLGTNGGGFTNANAAQPFENPNPFSNFIQMLSIFAIGSGLTYYLGRMTGNQGHGWAVWSAMITLFLAGVLVCAWAEAKGNPIHQSLGVAVADGNMEGKEVRFGTFNSALFATITTAASCGAVNAMHDSFTPLGGLVPLFNIELGEVVIGGVGAGLYGMLVFVVLAVFIAGLMVGRTPEYLGKKIQAHEVKMAMLSLLILSVTILGFSAWAVVSEWGLAGLNNQGPHGLSEILYAFSSAVGNNGSAFAGLTANTPWYNTTLGVAMLFGRFLMIVPIMALAGSLGRKKSAPPSSGTFPVSGTTFTILLIGTVLLVGALNFLPALALGPVVEHFLMNAGQLF from the coding sequence ATGCACGCCACCGACTGGGTCCAACTCGCGTTGTACTTGGGGCTGCTCGCCCTACTCACCAAGCCCCTCGGCCTCTACCTGGTCCAAGTGCTCGATGCCAACGGCCGGACCTGGCTCGATCCGGTGGTCCGTCCCCTCGAACGCCTGACCTACCGTGTACTCGGCGTCGATCCGCAGCGCGAGCAGGAGTGGAAGAACTACACCCTGGCCGTTTTGCTTTTCAGCCTCGTCAGCCTCCTCTTCACCTACGCCATCCTGCGCCTGCAGCACATTCTGCCGCTCAACCCCCAGGGACTCGGGCCCCTCAGCCCGCACCTGGCCTTCAACACCGCCGTCAGTTTCACCACCAACACCAACTGGCAGAGTTATGGCGGCGAGGGGACGATGTCCACTTTCTCCCAGATGGTGGGACTGACCCTGCACAACTTCACCTCCGCCGCAACGGGCATTGGCATTGCCGCCGCCCTGGTGCGCGGGATCTCCCGCCAGTCCACCACCACCCTGGGCAACTTCTGGGTCGATCTGGTCCGCACCACTTACTACCTCCTGCTCCCCATCTGCGTGGTCTTTGCCGTCTTTCTGGTCTCCCAGGGCATGATTCAGAATTTCAAGCCCACCACCTCCGCCAAACTTTTGGAGCCTGTAGTGCATCAGGTTGAGAAGGACGACGGGGCGGGCGGAAAGACCACGGAAACGCAAACGGTGGACACGCAAACCATCGCCCAGGGACCGATGGCTTCGCAGGTCGCCATCAAAATGTTGGGCACCAACGGGGGAGGGTTCACCAACGCCAACGCCGCCCAACCCTTCGAAAACCCCAACCCGTTCTCCAACTTCATCCAGATGCTCTCGATCTTTGCCATCGGCAGTGGCCTGACCTATTACCTCGGCCGTATGACCGGAAACCAGGGCCACGGCTGGGCCGTATGGTCGGCCATGATCACGCTCTTCCTTGCCGGCGTGCTCGTCTGTGCCTGGGCCGAGGCCAAGGGCAACCCCATCCACCAGAGTCTCGGGGTTGCCGTCGCCGATGGCAACATGGAGGGCAAGGAAGTCCGCTTCGGCACGTTCAACTCCGCCCTCTTTGCCACCATCACCACCGCGGCTTCCTGCGGTGCGGTCAATGCCATGCACGACTCCTTCACCCCCCTTGGTGGCCTCGTGCCCCTGTTCAACATCGAACTCGGCGAAGTCGTCATCGGCGGCGTCGGCGCGGGTCTCTACGGCATGTTGGTCTTCGTGGTCCTCGCCGTCTTCATTGCCGGCCTGATGGTCGGTCGCACCCCGGAATACCTCGGGAAAAAAATTCAGGCCCACGAAGTCAAGATGGCCATGCTCTCATTGCTCATCCTCTCCGTTACCATTCTCGGCTTCAGCGCATGGGCTGTGGTGAGCGAGTGGGGATTGGCGGGATTGAACAACCAGGGACCCCATGGTCTCTCGGAAATCCTCTACGCCTTCAGTTCGGCTGTGGGCAACAACGGCAGCGCCTTCGCCGGCCTGACCGCCAACACTCCATGGTATAACACCACCCTGGGAGTGGCCATGCTCTTCGGGCGCTTCCTCATGATCGTGCCCATCATGGCCCTGGCCGGTTCCCTCGGGCGCAAAAAATCCGCTCCCCCCAGTTCCGGCACCTTCCCGGTTTCCGGGACCACCTTCACGATCCTCTTGATCGGCACCGTCCTGCTCGTCGGCGCCCTCAACTTCCTTCCCGCCCTCGCCCTCGGCCCCGTGGTCGAACATTTCCTCATGAATGCCGGTCAACTCTTCTAA
- a CDS encoding sensor histidine kinase KdpD: MNDDLRPDPDALLARLDLKTPKTKKGRLKIFLGMCPGVGKTYAMLEAARAAKRGGLDVVAGVVETHGRIETVALLEGLEVMPRQSFDYKGAILQEMDLDGLLRRRPEVALVDELAHSNAPGSRHPKRYLDVRELLDAGIDVWTTVNIQHIESRTDVVRQITGVAVRETVPDSLVDDADEIELVDLAPEALRRRLAEGKVYLGERAHAAAEHFFKSEQLTALREMALRYTAEKVDQELRELLATRRIKGPWKSHERLLVAVGASPYAESLIRWTRRQAGMLDCPWTALCIDTGEELDAATQSRLGRNLALARQLGADVVTQPGTEVAGAVLEYAREHHITQIVLGKTEAPPWWRHWQPSFSDRIIRESGKIDVLVVRPEKDWRVEESLPVPRLPTPWTLRPWLEAAGWTAALTGAGWIIQAQTGYWTVSLIYLLGIVLAALRLPRGPVLALAVTCALVWDYLFIPPFHTFSIRETHDVFMFLMFLVVALVIGHLTSRLREREKVERVRERRTAALLAFTQTLALEPETGQALRQACVMLSRLFQCDVGILRRKDPASLVETPAEGSTFYPGEKEFAVARWVYQHRQPAGRGTDTLATAEALHLPLFTPVLSCGVLLVKPRQDRAWEPAERAMLENFAAQLGLFLQRDHIAEAVQRAEVAHRSSALQKNLLDSVSHELKTPLATLQAAAEALSRVATTGAASGLADEITAATSRLHRIVNHLLEMTRLDSGKVEPRLEWCDPAEIVGEAVKQLRETHPGRPVQIEVEGLPWVLTDPELVGKILFNLLHNAALYTPAEMPVKVRAAWNQGHLRFRVRDHGPGLGDTDPTRLFEKFYRPPGSPAGGSGLGLALARGFARTLGGDLSAANAPDGGAVFRLDLPSESREDTPTATHADRPDH; the protein is encoded by the coding sequence GTGAACGACGACCTTCGTCCCGATCCTGACGCCCTTCTGGCCCGGTTGGATTTGAAAACTCCAAAGACCAAAAAAGGACGGTTGAAGATCTTCCTAGGCATGTGTCCTGGGGTGGGCAAGACCTATGCCATGCTCGAGGCTGCCAGGGCGGCCAAGCGCGGAGGATTGGACGTCGTGGCGGGCGTGGTCGAAACCCACGGTCGGATCGAGACGGTCGCCCTCTTGGAGGGGTTGGAGGTCATGCCCCGTCAGTCATTCGATTACAAGGGGGCCATCCTTCAGGAAATGGATCTGGACGGCCTCCTGCGCCGTCGCCCAGAGGTGGCGCTGGTCGATGAACTGGCCCACAGCAATGCCCCCGGCAGTCGACATCCCAAGCGCTACCTGGATGTCCGGGAACTGCTCGATGCCGGGATCGATGTATGGACTACGGTCAACATCCAGCACATCGAAAGCCGGACCGATGTGGTCCGGCAGATCACCGGGGTGGCCGTGCGGGAGACGGTGCCCGATTCCCTGGTGGATGATGCGGACGAAATCGAACTGGTCGACCTGGCCCCCGAAGCCCTGCGTCGCCGCCTGGCCGAGGGAAAAGTCTATCTGGGCGAACGCGCCCATGCGGCGGCAGAACATTTTTTCAAATCGGAACAGCTCACCGCCCTGCGGGAAATGGCCCTGCGCTACACCGCAGAGAAAGTGGACCAGGAGTTGCGAGAACTTCTGGCCACGCGCCGGATCAAAGGGCCGTGGAAGAGCCATGAACGCCTGCTGGTGGCCGTGGGGGCCAGTCCCTACGCGGAAAGCCTGATCCGCTGGACGCGGCGTCAGGCGGGGATGCTCGATTGTCCGTGGACCGCGCTCTGCATCGACACCGGTGAAGAGTTGGATGCGGCGACCCAGTCCCGTCTGGGGCGCAATCTGGCCCTGGCCCGCCAATTGGGGGCGGACGTCGTCACCCAACCGGGGACCGAGGTGGCGGGCGCGGTGCTGGAGTATGCCCGGGAGCACCACATCACCCAGATCGTCCTGGGCAAAACCGAAGCCCCGCCCTGGTGGCGTCACTGGCAGCCCTCGTTTTCCGACCGGATCATCCGGGAGAGCGGGAAGATCGATGTGTTGGTGGTTCGTCCGGAGAAGGACTGGCGGGTGGAGGAAAGCCTACCGGTGCCCCGCCTGCCCACCCCCTGGACACTGCGGCCCTGGCTGGAGGCGGCGGGTTGGACCGCAGCCCTGACCGGGGCAGGCTGGATCATCCAGGCGCAAACCGGTTATTGGACGGTTTCCCTGATCTACCTGCTGGGCATTGTGCTCGCCGCCCTCCGCCTGCCGCGCGGACCGGTGCTGGCTCTGGCGGTGACGTGCGCACTGGTCTGGGACTACCTCTTCATCCCCCCATTCCACACCTTCTCCATCCGGGAGACACACGATGTCTTCATGTTCCTGATGTTCCTGGTGGTGGCACTGGTCATCGGCCACCTCACCAGCCGCTTGCGTGAAAGGGAGAAAGTCGAGCGGGTGCGGGAACGCCGGACGGCCGCGCTGCTGGCTTTCACCCAGACCCTGGCCCTGGAACCGGAGACCGGTCAGGCCCTGCGGCAGGCCTGCGTGATGCTGTCCCGTTTGTTCCAGTGTGATGTTGGGATTTTGAGGCGGAAGGACCCGGCTTCGCTGGTCGAAACCCCTGCGGAAGGATCCACGTTTTATCCCGGCGAGAAGGAATTCGCCGTGGCCCGGTGGGTTTACCAGCACCGCCAGCCGGCCGGCCGGGGCACCGACACGCTGGCCACGGCCGAGGCCCTGCATCTGCCCTTGTTCACGCCGGTCCTTTCCTGTGGCGTACTCCTGGTCAAGCCCCGCCAGGACCGGGCCTGGGAACCGGCTGAACGGGCCATGTTGGAAAACTTCGCCGCCCAGCTGGGATTGTTCCTCCAGCGCGACCACATCGCTGAAGCGGTGCAGCGGGCGGAAGTGGCCCATCGTTCCAGTGCGCTGCAGAAGAACCTGCTCGACAGTGTTTCGCATGAATTGAAAACCCCGCTGGCCACGCTCCAGGCCGCGGCCGAGGCCCTCTCCCGGGTGGCCACCACCGGGGCCGCCTCCGGACTGGCGGATGAAATCACCGCCGCCACCTCCCGGCTGCACCGCATCGTCAACCACTTGCTGGAGATGACGCGGCTGGATTCGGGAAAAGTGGAACCCCGGCTGGAGTGGTGCGACCCGGCGGAAATCGTGGGGGAGGCGGTGAAGCAACTGCGGGAGACGCACCCGGGGCGGCCGGTCCAGATCGAGGTGGAAGGTTTGCCGTGGGTGCTGACCGATCCGGAACTGGTGGGCAAAATCCTCTTCAATCTTTTACACAACGCCGCCCTCTACACCCCGGCGGAAATGCCGGTCAAGGTGCGGGCGGCTTGGAACCAGGGACACCTGCGCTTCCGTGTGCGCGACCACGGGCCGGGCCTGGGCGATACGGACCCCACACGCCTGTTTGAAAAGTTTTACCGCCCGCCCGGGTCCCCGGCGGGAGGGAGCGGGCTCGGACTGGCCCTGGCGCGGGGATTCGCCCGCACCCTGGGCGGCGACCTGAGCGCGGCCAACGCCCCCGACGGCGGGGCGGTCTTCCGCCTCGATCTTCCGTCCGAGTCGCGCGAAGATACACCGACCGCCACCCATGCCGACCGCCCTGATCATTGA
- a CDS encoding response regulator, which yields MPTALIIDDEPAIRRLLRLALEGEGYRVLEADEGRVGLLEAARARPEVIVLDLGLPDKDGLEVLKNLREWSQIPVLILSVRDDEQDKVRALDLGADDFVNKPFGTSELLARLRAVQRRAAEQENESPVFRSGGLEVDLAARRVRVQGVETRLTATEYHLLRLLIRHAGKIVTQKQLLREVWGPQAEEQTQYLRVHLTHLRKKIDPKGTGLVETEPRVGYRLKAS from the coding sequence ATGCCGACCGCCCTGATCATTGACGACGAGCCCGCCATCCGGCGCCTGCTGCGGCTGGCGCTGGAGGGTGAGGGCTACCGGGTGCTGGAGGCGGATGAAGGCCGGGTGGGTTTGTTGGAGGCCGCGCGGGCGAGGCCCGAGGTGATCGTCCTGGATCTCGGTTTGCCGGACAAGGACGGACTGGAGGTCCTGAAAAATCTGCGCGAATGGAGCCAGATCCCGGTGTTGATCCTCTCGGTGCGCGACGACGAGCAGGACAAGGTGCGGGCGCTGGATCTGGGGGCGGACGACTTTGTCAACAAACCGTTCGGCACGTCCGAATTGCTGGCGCGGCTGCGGGCGGTGCAGCGCCGGGCGGCGGAACAGGAAAACGAAAGTCCGGTCTTCCGGAGCGGCGGGCTGGAGGTGGATTTGGCCGCACGCCGGGTGCGGGTGCAGGGCGTGGAAACCAGACTCACGGCCACAGAATACCATTTGTTGCGCCTGCTGATACGCCACGCCGGAAAGATTGTGACACAGAAACAATTGCTGCGCGAGGTTTGGGGACCGCAGGCCGAGGAACAGACGCAATACCTCCGTGTGCACCTGACCCACCTGCGGAAAAAAATTGATCCCAAGGGCACGGGGTTGGTGGAAACCGAACCCCGGGTGGGTTATCGGTTGAAAGCCAGTTAG